The Eubacteriales bacterium genomic sequence AGACTGTGTTACCGGTTCGGATAAATCGCCTCCCGGGGGTGAAACCGCACCGATGGCCGTGATTGCACCCGTTCTCCCGTCACTGCCTAAGCAGTTTACTATCCCGGCACGCTCATAAAACTCTGCTAAACGTGAAGATAAATACGCGGGGTACCCCTCTTCACCCGGCATCTCCTCCAGCCTTCCGGACATCTCGCGCAAAGCCTCTGCCCAGCGTGAAGTGGAATCTGCCATTATCGCCACTTTATAACCCATATCGCGGAAATATTCCGCAATAGTAATCCCAGTATAGATAGAGGCCTCACGTGCTGCAACCGGCATGTCAGAAGTATTTGCAATTAGCACTGTACGCTTCATCAGCGGTTCGCCGGAACGCGGGTCCTTTAATTCCGGGAACTCCATTAAAACATCCGTCATTTCATTGCCGCGTTCGCCGCAGCCTATATATACGATTATATCGGCATCCGCCCATTTTGAAAGCTGATGCTGGACAACTGTTTTGCCGCTCCCAAAAGGCCCAGGGATAGCAGCTACGCCTCCCTTTGCTACCGGGAAAAAGGTATCTATTACCCTCTGCCCCGTGACCATAGGCTCTGAAGGCGGCATCTTTTCCTTATACGGGCGTCCCCGTCGTACCGGCCACTTTTGCAGCATGATTATCTCTTTTAAACTGCCGTCTGGTCTGCGTATCTTTGCTACCGTATCCTTTATAGTAGCTTCACCATCAAAAATCCATTCAAGAGTGCCTTCTACCTTATGTGGTACCATCACCATGTGCTTGACTATCGTCGTCTCCTGTACATAGCCAAGTATGTCCCCCATCGACAGCTCAGCGCCTACCTTGGCAATAGGATGAAACTGCCATTTTCTTTCCCTGTCTAGCGCATGTATGTTAACGCCTCTTTCAATCCTGTCACCAGACTCAGCACGTATCTTATCTAACGGGCGCTGTATCCCGTCGAAGATAGATTCTAAAAGCCCAGGTCCAAGTTCTACCGACAATGGGTAACCAGTTGAATATACCGGTTCTCCAGGCCCCAGCCCGCTTGTCTCTTCATAAACCTGTATAGAAGCCCTGTCGCCTCTTAACTCTATTATTTCTCCAATGAGACGTTTCTCACTGACTCTTACCACATCATACATTTCAGCTTCGCCCATTCCTTTTGCTATAATAAGCGGCCCCGAAACTTTTATAATCGATCCTTCCATAAGAATTGCTCCTACTTTCCTAAAATCTATTTGCCTTCTTTATTTGAAAAAAGAATGTCCATACCAATGGCCTTTTCTGCATTTGATTTTAACTTTGCCATTCCAAATCCTGTCGTTCCGTAATTGCCGGGTATGGGTATGATAGCCGGATAAGCTACATTCTTATATCTATCTATAGCTTCTTTTGCATTCTTAGCAGTTCTCTCAGTAATAAATATAACTGCATACTTTTCCCTTGCCAGCTTGTGTATAAGCTGGGGGGCCTCTCCCGCTGTTGCGCTATATGTATCAATGCCCAGCGTTTTGAAGCCCATTACACTGTCCGCATCTCCTATTACACCGATCTTAGCCATTTAAATTCTTCCTTAAATCAATATTTATGAATACATTTCTTTTATTCTGTCAAATACAAAGCTCTTGTCTTTTCCATTTAACTTTGCCGTCATAATAATACGGATATTATCCGCTTCACGCTCTTTTGCCAATATATAAGATATAGACGGCGCAATAGAAAACACATCGTTTTTATGTTCCTTTATAATATTTAAAAGGTAATCGTCCCTTGCTTTTTCAAATGCGTAAAGTGAACCGCTCTTCTTAAATTCTTCAAAAGCTGTTTTTAGAGGCTTCTCATAGCCTTGCCGCGCTAAATAACCGGCTACAGAATCCCAATCAGTGTTAAAGAGATCTAGAAACATCTTTTCGCCAATTTTTCCGCCTTTTATCAATACCTTGAAAAGCATATCTTTGCCTGAATTTAATATACGGAGGCGTATATATGAAAGCACATTTGTAAAATCTATATATGCTGTTATATATTCCTTAATAAAATCTTCTTTTACGTCTTTAACTATGCGCAAAAGCTGAGTAGCATAGGCCGCATCTAAATATAACCCTATCAATGATACGTCTTCTTTTACGGAAAACTGCCGGTCTAGCAAAAGCAGCGCTTCTTTCATTTCCACAGGCAGGCTGTTATATTTTTTACCTGTAATTGCAGTTTTTAAAATTTCTGTCGGTATCGTACCGTTTTGCCTTAAAGCTTTGCTTGAAAGCGGCTCTTTTTTTAATAAAAGTTTTAACAGTATCTTTAGATTATGGTAATCCGTCTTTAAAAGATATAAGCTAAACGCCTTTTCGTCCGGTGCTATTTTAGCTGTATATTCGTAAGCATCTCTAAGCTCTTTTCTAATAAGGGCTTCGAAGTTAGATGACGTTTCTCCGAGTCCATATCCAGTATCAGCTAAGGCTTTATATGCTTCGTCCGCACTGTTGGTTTCGGCAATACGCATAAGTTTTTCTTTAGTTAAGAGTTTAGTTTCCTTTACCTTTAAACTTGCACAGGCAAAAGGGTAACTTTTATATGTCATTTTTATACCTCAACCAAATAGAATCTGCGCTAATAGCGATTCTGTTTTATCGCGCAGTTCTTTTATAAGCGTTTCAAGCGAACAGTCTATGCTAAGGTCTTTGCTTTTAAGTATGAAACCGCCTTTTAATTCCGCTTTTTCTCCACTTAATTTTAGTTTCCCTTCTTTGCCGCTTAAATTAAGCTCATCATTGACAGTATCTAAAAATTCCCTGTTGATATAACATTCTTCTTTAGATAATATAACGCTTTCGTCCCCTGTGGTTACCGTTTTCAAAAGAAGTTTTTTCATAAGCTCTAAGTATTCTTCTTTACTTAAATGCAAAAGTCTTTGAAACGCTTTATCATATGCCTCGTTTAGCATACTCCTCTTTGCTGCCAAAAGCTCTTTTTTAAGTTCCAGTCCGTAAACTGCAAGTATACGCCTTTTGCTTTCTTCGCCGGTTTTCTTAGCTTCTTTCAAAATCTCTTTTGCTTTGTGGCCTGATTCCCTGTTCGATTCTTTTTTTAATTCTTCAGCCTTAAGAGTTGCCTCCGCTAAAATATCTTTAGCTTCTTTTTCGGCTTCCTCTATAATGCTTGAAATAATTTTATCGGCTCCAGTCAATTTAATACACTCCAAATCTTATCAACCAACCTGCACAAGCAATATTATCAGCATAGATATAAGAAGTGATAAAACTGCGTATGTCTCGACCATGATACTCATTGTGATCGCCTTGCCCTGCTCTTCTTCTCTTTTACCTAAAAGAATAATACCGGCTATTACCGTCTTACCCTGTGCGATAGCACTAAATAGACCAACGATACCTATAGGCAGCGCTCCTGCAAAGAGTAAAAACCCTTGAGTTGGAGTAATGTCGATTAAAGTACCGCTAAGTAAGCCTACTTTCATAACTATCATGAAAGCCACTAAAAGCCCATAAATACCCTGCGTACCTGGAAGTAGCTGAAGCACAAGGCCCTTACCGAACTTTTCCGGTTCTTCAGATGTTAACCCTGCCAAAGATTCGCCAGCAATCCCAACGCCGATTGCAGAGCCTATTCCGGCAAGCCCGGCAGCGATTGCTGCTCCAATAAAAGCAATAACTTGTCCTAATTGAATTTCCATTCTTTATAATCCCCGTATTAATATGCTAATTATTTAGCCTATAATTTTTTATTCTAAAAGCAAGCGGCTTATATGGCTTTCCGCCGTCTTCATAAAACTTCGAGAAAAATTCTATATACATGAGCCTGCATGAATGTACATAAGCGCCAAGCGCATTTATACCTATATTGAAAGAATGCCCTACTAAAAATACTGCTGCGGCTAATATATATAGATACCATTGCCCCATCAGCAGCCCCGCTATAGTATTAAAGACCATAGCTATTACTCCGGTTGCAAGCCCCATACCGAAAATACGGCTGTAAGACAGTACGTCGCTTAAATATCCGGACACATTATAAAGTGAGGCAAGGCCTCCAAAAAACTTT encodes the following:
- a CDS encoding V-type ATP synthase subunit A; this translates as MEGSIIKVSGPLIIAKGMGEAEMYDVVRVSEKRLIGEIIELRGDRASIQVYEETSGLGPGEPVYSTGYPLSVELGPGLLESIFDGIQRPLDKIRAESGDRIERGVNIHALDRERKWQFHPIAKVGAELSMGDILGYVQETTIVKHMVMVPHKVEGTLEWIFDGEATIKDTVAKIRRPDGSLKEIIMLQKWPVRRGRPYKEKMPPSEPMVTGQRVIDTFFPVAKGGVAAIPGPFGSGKTVVQHQLSKWADADIIVYIGCGERGNEMTDVLMEFPELKDPRSGEPLMKRTVLIANTSDMPVAAREASIYTGITIAEYFRDMGYKVAIMADSTSRWAEALREMSGRLEEMPGEEGYPAYLSSRLAEFYERAGIVNCLGSDGRTGAITAIGAVSPPGGDLSEPVTQSTLRIVKVFWGLSAQLAYRRHFPAIDWLLSYSLYGDRLSYWFDKNVDNNSTENKRDALRLLQEESELEEIVRLVGVDALSVYDRLKLESARSIREDYLQQNAFNEVDTYTSLGKQDLMLKIILRYFKLSNKALNEGAEFSDLSKLPVREAIGRMKYVEEDKFKAKYDEVSKQLDDEINALIKGGDEDA
- a CDS encoding V-type ATP synthase subunit F, giving the protein MAKIGVIGDADSVMGFKTLGIDTYSATAGEAPQLIHKLAREKYAVIFITERTAKNAKEAIDRYKNVAYPAIIPIPGNYGTTGFGMAKLKSNAEKAIGMDILFSNKEGK
- a CDS encoding V-type ATPase subunit, coding for MTYKSYPFACASLKVKETKLLTKEKLMRIAETNSADEAYKALADTGYGLGETSSNFEALIRKELRDAYEYTAKIAPDEKAFSLYLLKTDYHNLKILLKLLLKKEPLSSKALRQNGTIPTEILKTAITGKKYNSLPVEMKEALLLLDRQFSVKEDVSLIGLYLDAAYATQLLRIVKDVKEDFIKEYITAYIDFTNVLSYIRLRILNSGKDMLFKVLIKGGKIGEKMFLDLFNTDWDSVAGYLARQGYEKPLKTAFEEFKKSGSLYAFEKARDDYLLNIIKEHKNDVFSIAPSISYILAKEREADNIRIIMTAKLNGKDKSFVFDRIKEMYS
- a CDS encoding V-type ATP synthase subunit E family protein, which encodes MTGADKIISSIIEEAEKEAKDILAEATLKAEELKKESNRESGHKAKEILKEAKKTGEESKRRILAVYGLELKKELLAAKRSMLNEAYDKAFQRLLHLSKEEYLELMKKLLLKTVTTGDESVILSKEECYINREFLDTVNDELNLSGKEGKLKLSGEKAELKGGFILKSKDLSIDCSLETLIKELRDKTESLLAQILFG
- a CDS encoding V-type ATP synthase subunit K; the encoded protein is MEIQLGQVIAFIGAAIAAGLAGIGSAIGVGIAGESLAGLTSEEPEKFGKGLVLQLLPGTQGIYGLLVAFMIVMKVGLLSGTLIDITPTQGFLLFAGALPIGIVGLFSAIAQGKTVIAGIILLGKREEEQGKAITMSIMVETYAVLSLLISMLIILLVQVG